A section of the Candidatus Poribacteria bacterium genome encodes:
- the lpxK gene encoding tetraacyldisaccharide 4'-kinase, which translates to MRLTRIRDLASLQQKILDTPLRFLLIPLSWLYTAGVHLRNILYTRGVFKARKLPCRVISVGNIVVGGTGKTPAVIAIAKQLQREGIRVAILLRGYKRRVREKVTIVSDGEKVRASPIESGDEAYMMARHLSGVPILVGKCRYRAGRVALERFKVDVLLLDDGFQHRQLARDVDILTIPATHPFGSPAKLLPAGTLREPPTALRRADLILLTQADTPGIAAHVKKLLKPLVPNAPILESIHHPTHFYPLVSSYQLPVTSYQSVFIKREPLLTGPWTLDPGNYDIKELKGKRVLAVCGIGNPDAFVATLMRCAVASVELLAFPDHHVYTETDKRRIYTAFQETAADLIVTTQKDEQKLVGAGNVIQGMDSVYSQTESPSPYQNLPIAILAVALVITEGHKKFNDVLLGSR; encoded by the coding sequence ATGAGATTGACACGCATTCGCGACCTTGCTTCGCTACAGCAGAAGATTCTCGACACCCCCCTACGTTTTTTATTGATTCCATTGAGTTGGCTTTATACGGCAGGCGTCCACCTACGGAATATCTTATACACACGTGGGGTGTTTAAGGCGCGTAAGTTGCCGTGCCGAGTCATCAGTGTCGGTAACATTGTTGTGGGGGGGACGGGCAAAACACCTGCTGTTATCGCTATTGCGAAACAGCTTCAAAGAGAGGGAATACGTGTTGCTATTCTGCTGCGTGGGTATAAACGTCGTGTTCGTGAAAAAGTGACAATCGTCTCGGATGGCGAAAAAGTACGCGCCTCTCCTATAGAAAGCGGCGATGAAGCCTATATGATGGCGAGACACCTCAGCGGTGTTCCGATTCTTGTAGGTAAATGTCGCTATCGGGCAGGTCGAGTCGCGCTTGAACGTTTCAAGGTAGACGTCTTGCTCTTAGATGATGGATTCCAGCATCGGCAACTTGCGCGCGATGTCGATATCCTTACTATCCCAGCAACACATCCCTTCGGTAGTCCTGCGAAATTGCTACCCGCCGGAACCTTGCGTGAGCCACCCACTGCCCTACGACGCGCCGATCTCATCTTACTGACGCAGGCGGACACACCCGGCATAGCTGCACATGTCAAAAAACTACTGAAACCCTTGGTACCCAACGCACCGATCTTGGAAAGCATTCACCACCCAACGCATTTCTATCCATTGGTTTCCAGTTATCAGTTACCAGTTACCAGTTACCAGAGCGTGTTTATTAAACGAGAACCTCTTTTAACTGGACCCTGGACCCTGGACCCTGGTAACTATGATATAAAAGAACTCAAGGGAAAACGGGTCCTCGCTGTCTGTGGTATTGGAAATCCGGACGCCTTTGTTGCGACCCTTATGCGCTGCGCTGTTGCGAGTGTGGAACTCCTGGCATTTCCCGATCATCACGTCTATACAGAAACCGATAAACGGCGGATATATACGGCTTTCCAAGAAACAGCGGCAGACTTGATTGTCACAACGCAGAAAGACGAGCAGAAATTAGTAGGGGCTGGGAATGTAATACAAGGAATGGATTCAGTCTATTCCCAGACTGAATCCCCCAGCCCCTACCAGAACCTTCCGATAGCGATCTTAGCGGTTGCGTTGGTTATTACGGAGGGCCATAAGAAGTTTAATGATGTGTTGTTGGGTTCCAGATGA
- a CDS encoding WD40 repeat domain-containing protein, with amino-acid sequence MQNPNLQTVSEEIGRNTDVATWALPEGAIARLGRGRIDTLGFSPDEAHLVIGTCVGLWWYELATMKPVALWETERGMVCAFRFSPDGTLLATGNQDGGIKVWDVQNHRCLLKMQRTGQFDRASRFAFSPDGQCLASSGGRYDAIYIWHLKTGEQIAKFTVTRFLAGRNTIGKCKL; translated from the coding sequence GTGCAAAACCCAAATCTGCAGACAGTTTCCGAAGAAATAGGCAGGAATACGGATGTCGCCACTTGGGCACTCCCAGAAGGCGCAATTGCCCGATTAGGGCGTGGAAGAATAGATACCCTTGGATTTTCTCCAGACGAAGCGCATCTCGTTATCGGGACCTGTGTCGGGCTATGGTGGTATGAACTTGCGACGATGAAACCCGTCGCACTGTGGGAAACAGAACGTGGGATGGTTTGCGCCTTTAGATTTTCACCGGATGGTACGCTACTTGCGACCGGCAACCAAGACGGTGGGATTAAAGTTTGGGATGTGCAGAATCACCGGTGCCTTTTGAAGATGCAGCGGACGGGACAATTCGATCGGGCATCCCGATTCGCCTTTTCACCCGATGGACAATGCTTAGCCTCCTCTGGTGGAAGATACGATGCCATTTATATTTGGCACCTCAAAACCGGCGAGCAGATCGCAAAATTCACCGTCACTCGCTTTCTCGCCGGACGGAACACTATTGGCAAGTGCAAGTTATGA
- a CDS encoding N-acetyl-gamma-glutamyl-phosphate reductase, which produces MMKLGIVGASGYSGSELLRFLVNHPGKLEIALCTSETYAGQCIDSVLPNLRGFLSSKFEALDLDSLKDRVDVVVLAVPHKVAMSFVPKILAQGLRVVDFSADYRLEDAETYETWYHVEHTSTSLISRSVYGLPERYRDCIRSAQLVANPGCYPTSAILAAMPFLKYGVVELDSIIVDSKSGISGAGPKPSENTHYANRESNFIAYNIGVHRHTPEIEQELSAVASEPVRVTFTPHLVPMTRGILSTVYMRLTEELSTEDALDMYAKFYENEPFVRVLPTGTYPQTKAVLGSNYCDVGLEVDARTRRIVAMAAIDNLGKGAAGAVVQNLNLMFGFKETDGLKVPGMMP; this is translated from the coding sequence ATAATGAAACTTGGAATTGTTGGTGCGTCGGGGTATAGTGGTAGCGAATTGCTGCGCTTCCTCGTCAACCACCCTGGCAAGCTGGAGATAGCACTCTGCACGTCTGAAACCTACGCAGGGCAATGTATCGATAGCGTCCTCCCGAATCTCCGTGGATTTCTATCGTCGAAATTTGAAGCCCTAGATCTTGACTCCCTCAAAGATAGAGTGGATGTGGTTGTGCTTGCCGTTCCGCATAAAGTGGCGATGTCTTTCGTGCCGAAAATTTTGGCACAAGGCTTACGTGTCGTGGATTTCAGTGCGGATTACAGGCTCGAGGATGCTGAAACTTACGAAACTTGGTATCACGTGGAACATACGAGTACATCGCTTATCTCCAGGTCTGTTTACGGATTGCCGGAACGCTATCGCGATTGTATCCGTTCCGCCCAACTCGTCGCGAATCCGGGGTGTTATCCAACGAGTGCCATACTCGCAGCAATGCCGTTTCTGAAATATGGGGTCGTGGAATTAGATTCCATCATCGTCGATTCAAAGTCTGGTATTTCGGGGGCTGGTCCGAAACCGAGTGAAAACACGCACTATGCGAATCGAGAATCCAATTTTATTGCTTACAATATCGGTGTCCATCGGCATACACCGGAGATTGAACAGGAATTGAGTGCTGTTGCCTCTGAACCGGTTCGCGTGACGTTTACACCACATCTTGTGCCGATGACCCGCGGTATCCTTAGCACCGTCTATATGCGTCTCACAGAAGAGCTCTCTACGGAAGATGCCCTTGATATGTATGCAAAGTTCTATGAGAATGAGCCGTTCGTTCGAGTACTTCCAACGGGTACATATCCGCAAACGAAGGCAGTTCTTGGGAGCAACTATTGCGATGTCGGGCTCGAAGTGGATGCTCGGACACGGCGTATCGTCGCGATGGCAGCGATTGACAACCTCGGTAAAGGCGCGGCGGGAGCCGTTGTTCAGAACCTCAATCTGATGTTCGGCTTCAAAGAGACTGACGGGCTGAAAGTGCCAGGAATGATGCCTTAA
- a CDS encoding TIM barrel protein, protein MKLGVVGLCGDFRTLTSDEIAEIKALAFTGLSFHFRSAEIPSVPTEAITRCVQMLETAELDLVQFGITYEECLFHPDTDVRKAGITSVQRGMATAAALNAHHYLFRAGSLNPDGAWTSHRDNHLPESMERLIETLKPIAAHAEQNELTLVMETHAVSIMDSPETCREVVERVGSERLRIVMDFVNHFQTLRQVYESEARLNHIFDVMGPIAPMAHIKDISVQNGLVLHLNEEVPGAGELALGVALKRFDALYPNGYGLIEHLPAEKIPLANANVRRIAAENGVDIF, encoded by the coding sequence ATGAAACTTGGTGTTGTTGGACTCTGTGGGGACTTTCGTACCCTCACATCGGATGAGATCGCAGAAATCAAAGCGTTAGCGTTTACCGGTTTAAGTTTCCATTTCCGCAGTGCAGAGATCCCATCTGTGCCGACAGAGGCTATTACCCGTTGTGTGCAAATGTTAGAAACCGCGGAACTTGACCTGGTGCAGTTCGGCATAACCTACGAGGAATGCCTTTTCCATCCAGATACCGATGTCCGAAAAGCAGGTATCACCAGTGTCCAACGCGGTATGGCAACCGCTGCCGCTCTCAATGCACACCATTACCTGTTCCGAGCAGGCAGCCTCAATCCCGATGGCGCTTGGACCTCGCATCGAGATAACCACCTGCCCGAATCAATGGAGCGTCTGATTGAAACGTTGAAACCGATTGCAGCGCATGCCGAACAGAACGAACTGACCCTTGTTATGGAAACGCATGCAGTTTCAATTATGGATTCACCCGAAACCTGTCGGGAGGTCGTGGAACGTGTCGGTTCTGAAAGGCTTCGCATCGTCATGGATTTCGTCAATCATTTTCAAACGCTTCGGCAAGTCTACGAAAGCGAGGCACGGCTTAATCACATTTTTGATGTCATGGGACCGATCGCACCGATGGCACATATCAAAGACATCAGCGTCCAGAACGGTTTGGTCCTCCATCTCAATGAAGAGGTTCCTGGTGCGGGTGAATTGGCACTTGGCGTAGCCCTAAAGCGTTTTGACGCACTCTATCCGAATGGCTACGGATTGATAGAACATCTCCCTGCGGAGAAAATCCCACTTGCAAACGCGAATGTCCGGCGAATTGCCGCCGAAAACGGAGTCGATATTTTTTAA
- the lpxB gene encoding lipid-A-disaccharide synthase: protein MPSIMIVAGEPSGDLHASHVARRLTALCPDITLFGMGGDWMEKSSVSLDFHIRDSAVMGFADVITVLPMFLRKQARLKRRIREERPDVLLLVDFAEFNMPLAKFAQKHGVPVVYYIPPKAWAWRAKRARKLAKWANVVAAIFPFEAEFYRNAGANAEFVGHPLVDFAQTPLSTRAAREHLNLKGSGLETPPTDDENTPVIGLMPGSRRSEIRHILPVMLNAAANIAQVYPNAQWLLPLAPGISHELIAKCQQEQNLSGIQIPSIKIVEDATYPAMRASTLLLVTSGTATLEAACIGTPMIIVFRTASFNWHIVKALTPLERSGLPNLIAGRDIVPELLQTELTPTALTELTLDFLQNPQKRETQREALQSVHAQLGTAGAAERTAELVLLTIRQAQR, encoded by the coding sequence GTGCCGAGTATTATGATTGTTGCTGGAGAACCCTCTGGTGACTTGCACGCTTCTCATGTTGCACGCCGACTCACGGCACTTTGTCCCGATATAACACTCTTCGGCATGGGCGGCGATTGGATGGAAAAGTCATCCGTGTCCCTCGATTTTCATATACGAGATTCGGCGGTCATGGGGTTCGCTGATGTTATCACTGTCCTACCGATGTTCCTTCGGAAACAGGCGCGTCTGAAACGACGTATCCGTGAGGAACGCCCCGATGTTCTTCTGCTCGTGGACTTTGCGGAGTTTAACATGCCGTTAGCGAAGTTTGCCCAGAAGCACGGTGTCCCGGTCGTGTATTACATTCCGCCGAAAGCGTGGGCGTGGCGCGCGAAACGGGCACGGAAGTTGGCAAAATGGGCAAACGTTGTTGCCGCAATCTTCCCGTTTGAAGCAGAATTTTACCGAAACGCGGGTGCGAACGCCGAATTTGTCGGACACCCGCTTGTTGATTTTGCCCAGACACCCCTCAGCACGCGAGCCGCACGCGAGCATCTCAATCTAAAGGGGTCAGGGTTAGAAACCCCTCCTACAGACGATGAGAATACGCCTGTCATCGGATTGATGCCGGGGAGTCGCCGTTCCGAAATCCGACACATTTTGCCGGTCATGCTAAATGCGGCGGCGAACATCGCCCAGGTCTACCCGAACGCCCAGTGGCTCCTTCCGTTAGCACCCGGAATTTCACACGAACTCATTGCGAAGTGTCAACAGGAACAAAATCTGTCAGGCATACAAATTCCGTCGATAAAAATTGTGGAAGACGCAACTTATCCGGCGATGCGAGCATCGACTCTGTTGCTGGTTACCTCGGGCACAGCGACGCTTGAGGCGGCATGCATTGGTACGCCGATGATTATCGTTTTTCGGACCGCATCGTTTAACTGGCACATCGTCAAGGCGTTGACACCTTTGGAACGGAGCGGACTTCCTAACCTTATCGCAGGACGCGACATTGTTCCAGAGCTCCTACAGACAGAACTGACCCCGACTGCTTTGACGGAATTGACCCTTGATTTCCTACAAAATCCACAGAAACGGGAGACACAACGGGAAGCACTCCAAAGCGTACATGCGCAACTCGGTACCGCCGGTGCCGCTGAACGCACGGCGGAATTAGTTCTTTTAACGATTCGCCAAGCGCAAAGGTAA
- a CDS encoding DUF2437 domain-containing protein, translated as MKLARYELNGTIGYGIVSGDNLSVLSGCPFSEYSETGETVALSDVKLLAPTTPTKVLAVGLNYRSHLDGAPEPQNPEIFIKTPSCINDPEGDIELPDGDDDVHAEGELVVIIKERTRKATPEEAAANILGVTCGNDVSARTWQSNDLQWWRAKASDTFGPIGPVIATDLDYTDAQLETRINGEVVQKQTTADLIFPVTTVVSFVSQAITLEPGDVIFTGTPGTTTALKAGDVVEIEIKGIGILKNPVVG; from the coding sequence ATGAAGTTAGCACGATATGAATTAAATGGAACAATCGGTTACGGCATTGTCTCGGGCGACAATCTGAGCGTCCTATCCGGATGCCCGTTCAGCGAATACAGCGAGACAGGAGAGACTGTCGCACTATCGGACGTCAAACTGCTCGCACCCACCACACCCACAAAGGTATTGGCTGTCGGCTTGAACTATCGGAGCCATTTGGATGGGGCTCCGGAACCGCAAAACCCTGAAATCTTTATCAAGACGCCTTCCTGTATCAACGACCCAGAAGGCGACATCGAATTGCCCGATGGCGATGACGACGTGCATGCAGAGGGTGAACTCGTCGTCATCATAAAGGAACGGACCCGGAAAGCCACACCAGAAGAAGCTGCTGCCAATATTTTAGGCGTAACCTGCGGCAACGATGTCAGCGCACGTACATGGCAGAGCAACGACTTGCAGTGGTGGCGCGCCAAAGCATCCGACACCTTTGGTCCCATCGGTCCCGTCATTGCGACTGATCTTGACTACACCGATGCACAATTGGAAACCCGCATCAACGGCGAAGTCGTTCAGAAGCAGACCACTGCCGATCTCATTTTCCCAGTGACAACAGTTGTCAGCTTCGTTTCACAGGCGATTACCCTTGAGCCGGGGGATGTAATCTTTACCGGCACACCCGGCACAACAACCGCTTTGAAAGCCGGTGATGTCGTTGAGATTGAAATTAAGGGCATTGGTATTTTGAAAAATCCTGTCGTAGGATAG
- a CDS encoding DUF2088 domain-containing protein, translated as MATYIAHGGKDTVITTEEKRAFLHEALLKLGGIPKKILVIPPDITRLHSNAGELTQLLYELWDTANGTTFDILPAIGTHAPMTEPQIAEMYGDLPKATYHVHHWRTGLHHFGEVPSEFVQEVSGGKLDYSIPVAVNRRLVGAGLPSPYELIISVGQVIPHEVIGIANGFKNILVGAGGVEMINKSHFLGAVDGMERLMGRTDTSVRRVLNYAHAHYLKSLGIVYVMSVMDADASGERVMRGLYVGDDAHTFETAAELSRAVNMTFLDEPLSKVVVYLDPREFKSTWLGNKAIYRTRMAMADDGELIIIAPGLREFGEDAEIDRLIRKYGYRGTPATLNAVSENPELQENLSAAAHLIHGSTEGRFKVTYATEHLTQAEIEPVGYQWAPVDEVLAEYNPAMLADGFNDGGFFYISEPGQGLWSLRSRFNE; from the coding sequence ATGGCAACCTATATTGCACACGGTGGAAAAGACACCGTCATCACAACCGAAGAGAAACGCGCATTCCTACACGAGGCACTCCTCAAGTTAGGCGGGATCCCTAAAAAGATATTGGTAATCCCGCCGGATATAACACGCCTCCATTCAAACGCCGGCGAACTCACCCAACTCCTCTACGAATTATGGGATACTGCCAACGGCACCACCTTCGATATCCTCCCCGCTATCGGCACGCATGCCCCGATGACCGAACCGCAAATTGCTGAGATGTACGGAGATCTGCCCAAAGCCACCTATCATGTCCATCACTGGCGGACCGGACTCCACCACTTCGGTGAAGTCCCATCGGAGTTCGTGCAGGAGGTTTCGGGTGGCAAACTCGATTATAGCATCCCTGTCGCCGTGAACCGCCGTCTTGTAGGGGCTGGGTTACCCAGCCCCTACGAGCTCATTATCTCCGTTGGACAGGTAATTCCGCACGAGGTAATCGGTATCGCCAACGGATTTAAAAACATCCTCGTCGGTGCGGGGGGTGTTGAGATGATTAACAAATCTCATTTCCTCGGTGCTGTAGACGGCATGGAACGGCTCATGGGACGCACGGATACCTCCGTCAGAAGGGTCCTGAATTACGCACACGCACACTACCTGAAATCACTCGGTATTGTGTATGTTATGAGCGTCATGGACGCAGACGCATCCGGTGAGCGTGTAATGCGTGGTCTTTATGTCGGAGATGACGCACACACCTTTGAAACTGCTGCCGAGTTGAGCAGAGCCGTCAATATGACCTTCTTAGACGAACCGTTATCAAAAGTGGTCGTCTACTTGGATCCGAGGGAGTTCAAAAGCACGTGGCTCGGCAACAAAGCGATCTATCGTACACGAATGGCGATGGCAGACGATGGCGAATTGATTATCATCGCACCCGGACTCCGTGAGTTCGGCGAGGACGCCGAAATCGACCGGCTTATCCGAAAGTATGGCTATCGCGGCACCCCTGCGACGCTCAACGCCGTCTCAGAAAATCCTGAGTTGCAAGAGAACCTCTCCGCCGCTGCCCACTTGATTCACGGCAGCACCGAGGGACGTTTCAAGGTCACCTATGCCACAGAACACCTCACCCAAGCCGAGATTGAACCCGTGGGTTACCAATGGGCACCTGTGGACGAAGTGCTTGCCGAATACAATCCCGCAATGCTTGCCGATGGTTTCAATGACGGTGGTTTCTTCTACATCAGCGAACCCGGACAGGGTTTATGGTCATTGCGATCGCGATTTAATGAGTAG
- a CDS encoding AAA family ATPase: protein MHHKRCPNCGFLNPPFKFCGECGTSLESFARPRQIPAADTAVMEQEVPHRAEHRQLTVLFCDIVDSTAFSEKLDPEELRNLLEVYRTCIMEVVLAQNGHIARYFGDGILVYFGYPIAHEDAAHRAVRAALGIVAALETLNPYLQTSFGVEISVRLSIDTGLVVVWHISAEESPEAIDIVGKTPNIAARMQALATPNSIVIGDTTHQLVEGFFETAALGTFPIRGISQPVNVYQVSGEIPAQSRLDIASESGLTPLIGREREVESLKQGWAHVLAAKGQALLIEGEAGIGKSRCLQLIQEHVEHAPEAVTMECRCSPYYQNSPLYPILSLFQEHVVQFASSDTPQTRLDKLENLLRDYSIPTVGGDTASVSDSDRDAQEHTPETLPLLAELLEIPFEIQQQTVTGVGPRPYNRPVEQDTYPSGWGRRQRRQQTLKVLVQVLLKMAEQKPILLVVEDLHWIDPSSIEFLTLLIRRIENARIFVVLSCRSGTQHFRRSLQSEEEGQPQEDEISDSDLESSVLDREMLEQLLHPEWASELILAALTPPQVEEMIQHVAGDTALPSAVLTRIVEMTEGVPLFVEELTQMMLENVSGLQTPPTSEVSDQTDPRSQTMEVPVTLQDLLTARLDELGTAKEIVQLGATLGREWTAELLHKIASGLDLENHLFTDFASLRGELNKLVNTYILNRNQVADNQLRYTFRHPLLRETAYQSLLRSRRQRYHQRIAEVLQGENGFQPELVAYHFTEANLPEKAIGYWHRAGQRALERSANVEGIRHITQGLAALEKLSTNVNTIGMEAIAQRELELQTILGSALIATKGYAAREVEVAYTRARELLETLESKEPTIDGDTDASLDNIKDRRFPILFGLWLSHLVRGRFLSARELGEQCFVIAKQVSDPAFEVEAHRALGSTLYYLSEFKSALAHLEAGIEIYQPQLHPVPTFLHFVADPGMTLLAYSAPLLWCLGYPLQAEARLAESARIGKDRSHPFSDAVLLYFTTVLNQHQDEVEKVETAATEMLQICQEHGFSLWEAAATVMKGWALTSSSFNETQARNEMEGDSNTETPKEQATDTYPQGTIKKSEEGISMIRKGIAAWEKTRAELQLPLFLALLAQAYQRAGQYTLALQTLDSALSVVTRTGERAYDAELTRRKGELCLVLSTETETVGGKDTTAAIAKAESYFQEALAIARRQGAKSWELRAALSLSELWCTQDRRREAYNLLRPIYLWFSEGFDTKDLRHAKHLLEKLRLP, encoded by the coding sequence ATGCATCACAAACGCTGCCCCAATTGTGGATTCTTGAACCCACCGTTCAAATTTTGCGGTGAATGTGGAACGTCCCTTGAAAGCTTCGCACGTCCACGCCAAATTCCAGCAGCCGATACCGCTGTCATGGAACAAGAAGTACCGCATCGGGCAGAACACCGCCAGTTAACCGTCCTTTTCTGTGATATTGTTGACTCCACCGCCTTTTCTGAAAAATTGGATCCCGAAGAACTTCGAAATCTTTTGGAGGTATACCGGACGTGTATCATGGAGGTGGTTTTAGCACAAAACGGACATATCGCGCGGTACTTTGGTGATGGTATCCTCGTCTACTTCGGCTACCCAATCGCACACGAAGACGCCGCACACCGCGCCGTCCGAGCCGCGTTGGGCATCGTCGCCGCCCTTGAGACACTTAACCCCTATTTGCAGACCTCCTTTGGCGTGGAAATCAGCGTGCGACTGAGTATTGACACAGGACTTGTTGTCGTCTGGCACATATCCGCAGAAGAGTCTCCTGAAGCGATTGACATCGTCGGTAAAACACCGAATATCGCTGCGAGAATGCAAGCGTTAGCAACACCAAACAGCATTGTCATTGGGGATACAACCCATCAATTGGTTGAAGGATTTTTTGAAACCGCTGCCCTCGGCACTTTCCCGATCCGCGGTATCTCACAACCTGTGAATGTGTACCAGGTATCAGGTGAAATTCCGGCACAGAGTCGCTTGGATATTGCTAGTGAAAGTGGATTGACACCCTTAATCGGACGGGAGCGCGAGGTTGAATCGCTCAAGCAAGGGTGGGCACACGTACTCGCAGCCAAAGGGCAAGCCCTGCTGATTGAAGGGGAAGCCGGCATCGGAAAGTCAAGATGTTTGCAACTCATTCAAGAGCACGTCGAGCATGCTCCTGAAGCGGTGACCATGGAATGCAGGTGCTCGCCATATTATCAGAATAGTCCACTCTATCCTATTCTCTCGCTGTTCCAAGAGCACGTTGTGCAATTTGCTAGCTCCGATACCCCACAGACGCGCCTTGACAAACTTGAGAATTTACTGCGCGACTACAGCATCCCAACCGTCGGAGGTGATACAGCGTCCGTTTCAGATTCTGATCGTGACGCACAAGAGCATACGCCAGAGACACTACCTCTCCTTGCCGAATTATTGGAGATACCTTTTGAGATACAACAACAAACAGTAACCGGTGTAGGTCCGCGTCCCTACAATAGACCCGTTGAACAGGACACATATCCATCAGGCTGGGGACGCAGACAGCGTCGGCAGCAAACTCTGAAAGTCCTCGTCCAAGTCCTGTTAAAGATGGCTGAACAAAAGCCGATACTTTTGGTCGTTGAAGATCTCCACTGGATTGACCCTTCCAGTATCGAATTTCTTACACTCTTAATTAGACGGATCGAAAATGCTCGGATCTTCGTGGTTTTGTCTTGCCGTTCTGGTACACAACACTTTCGACGCAGTTTACAGTCTGAAGAGGAGGGTCAACCCCAAGAAGATGAAATTTCCGATAGCGATCTTGAGAGTTCTGTCCTTGATAGAGAAATGCTGGAGCAACTTCTGCATCCAGAGTGGGCAAGTGAACTCATATTAGCCGCACTCACACCTCCGCAGGTTGAGGAGATGATCCAGCACGTTGCAGGAGACACAGCACTGCCATCAGCAGTATTGACACGGATTGTCGAAATGACCGAGGGAGTCCCGCTATTTGTTGAGGAACTCACCCAGATGATGCTCGAGAATGTATCGGGGTTACAAACCCCTCCCACATCTGAGGTCTCCGATCAAACAGATCCACGCTCTCAGACAATGGAAGTGCCTGTAACGCTACAGGATTTACTGACTGCGAGATTAGACGAACTCGGTACTGCCAAAGAGATCGTTCAACTCGGTGCAACGCTTGGAAGGGAATGGACGGCTGAGTTATTACACAAAATCGCTTCTGGGCTCGATCTGGAAAACCATCTTTTCACGGATTTCGCATCGTTGCGGGGTGAATTGAACAAACTCGTAAACACCTACATCCTTAATCGCAACCAAGTCGCTGACAATCAACTCCGCTATACATTCCGACATCCACTCCTGCGCGAAACGGCGTATCAATCTCTGCTCAGGAGTAGACGTCAGCGGTATCATCAACGCATTGCAGAAGTATTGCAAGGCGAGAACGGTTTCCAACCCGAGTTGGTCGCTTATCATTTCACAGAAGCAAACCTCCCTGAAAAAGCGATCGGCTATTGGCACCGTGCCGGACAACGCGCACTTGAGCGTTCCGCAAACGTGGAAGGTATTCGCCACATCACGCAGGGGCTTGCGGCTCTTGAGAAACTGTCGACGAACGTCAACACAATAGGGATGGAGGCTATTGCGCAACGAGAATTGGAGTTGCAAACGATTCTGGGGAGCGCGCTCATCGCGACAAAAGGGTATGCTGCGCGGGAAGTCGAGGTCGCTTATACGCGAGCGCGGGAACTCTTAGAAACACTTGAAAGTAAGGAACCGACCATAGATGGAGATACGGATGCCTCGTTGGACAACATAAAAGATCGCCGCTTTCCGATTCTCTTTGGATTATGGCTCTCTCATCTTGTACGGGGACGCTTCCTCTCCGCACGTGAACTCGGCGAACAGTGTTTTGTAATTGCCAAGCAAGTCAGCGACCCAGCTTTTGAGGTAGAGGCACATCGCGCCCTCGGCTCAACGCTTTACTATTTAAGTGAATTCAAAAGTGCACTCGCACATCTTGAGGCTGGCATCGAAATCTATCAACCGCAACTTCATCCGGTCCCAACGTTCCTTCACTTCGTAGCCGATCCTGGGATGACATTGCTCGCCTATTCTGCCCCGCTTTTATGGTGTCTTGGCTATCCGCTGCAAGCCGAAGCACGACTTGCCGAATCCGCAAGAATTGGAAAGGACAGAAGTCATCCTTTCAGTGATGCCGTGCTGCTCTATTTTACAACCGTTCTTAACCAACATCAAGATGAAGTTGAAAAGGTGGAGACCGCTGCAACCGAGATGCTACAGATATGTCAAGAACACGGATTTTCCCTATGGGAAGCCGCCGCAACAGTGATGAAGGGCTGGGCACTTACATCATCCAGTTTTAACGAAACCCAAGCCCGTAATGAAATGGAGGGCGACTCGAACACGGAAACCCCCAAAGAACAAGCCACTGATACTTATCCGCAAGGAACAATTAAAAAATCAGAAGAAGGGATTTCGATGATACGTAAAGGCATTGCCGCATGGGAAAAGACAAGGGCTGAATTGCAACTGCCCCTCTTTCTCGCACTGCTCGCACAAGCATATCAACGCGCAGGACAGTATACATTGGCCCTGCAAACACTTGATTCTGCTTTGAGTGTCGTCACACGAACAGGCGAACGCGCCTATGATGCAGAACTCACGCGGCGGAAAGGCGAACTCTGTCTCGTCCTCAGTACAGAAACCGAAACGGTTGGCGGAAAGGACACGACTGCTGCGATTGCAAAGGCTGAATCCTATTTTCAGGAGGCATTAGCGATCGCGCGCCGCCAAGGTGCGAAATCGTGGGAACTCCGAGCCGCTCTCAGTTTAAGCGAACTGTGGTGCACGCAAGACCGTCGCAGGGAGGCGTACAATTTGCTGAGACCGATATATCTATGGTTTTCGGAAGGTTTTGATACGAAAGACCTCCGACACGCAAAACACCTGTTGGAAAAACTAAGACTACCTTAA